In Mobula hypostoma chromosome 12, sMobHyp1.1, whole genome shotgun sequence, one DNA window encodes the following:
- the s1pr1 gene encoding sphingosine 1-phosphate receptor 1: protein MGAEDRRQVLFPGPSYTDREIILQHYNYTGKLPDGEGDSLRVTPILFIVVCCFIVLENLMVLLAIWQTKKFHRAMYYFIGNLALSDLLAGAAYTVNILLSGSNTFRLSLAQWFMREGSMFVALAASVLSLLAIAIERYLTMMKMKPHHSGGSSRVFLLISGCWLLSLLLGGLPIMGWNCLRGFPHCSTVLPLYHKHYILFCTSVFSLILLAIVLLYARIYMLVRSRARRLAFNRYSVRPNRHDEKALALLKTVIIVLSCFIACWSPLFVLLLLDVACEVRGCQVLYRAEWFLALAVLNSAMNPIIYTLTNREMRHAFVRLLCCVSCRHRLARAATGALPEFSRSKSDNSSHQHKDECGTPETLMSSGNINSSA from the coding sequence ATGGGTGCAGAAGACAGACGCCAGGTCCTGTTCCCAGGCCCCAGCTACACCGACCGGGAAATCATCCTGCAGCATTACAACTACACGGGCAAGCTGCCAGACGGGGAGGGGGACTCGCTGCGGGTCACGCCCATCCTCTTCATCGTGGTGTGCTGTTTCATCGTCTTGGAGAACCTGATGGTGCTGCTGGCCATCTGGCAGACCAAGAAGTTCCACCGCGCCATGTACTACTTCATTGGTAACCTGGCGCTCTCCGACCTGCTGGCTGGCGCCGCCTACACCGTTAACATCCTACTGTCAGGTTCCAACACCTTCCGCCTGTCCCTGGCGCAGTGGTTTATGCGGGAAGGCAGCATGTTCGTGGCACTGGCCGCCTCCGTGCTCAGCCTGCTGGCCATCGCCATCGAGCGGTACCTGACCATGATGAAGATGAAGCCGCACCACTCGGGAGGCAGCTCCCGCGTCTTCCTGCTCATCAGCGGCTGCTGGCTGCTCTCGCTGCTGCTGGGCGGCTTGCCCATTATGGGCTGGAACTGCCTGCGAGGCTTCCCGCACTGCTCCACGGTGCTGCCACTGTACCACAAGCATTACATCCTCTTCTGCACCAGCGTCTTCAGCCTCATCCTGCTCGCCATCGTGCTGCTCTACGCCCGCATCTACATGCTGGTGCGGTCGCGGGCGCGCCGCCTGGCCTTCAACCGCTACTCGGTGCGCCCGAACCGGCACGACGAGAAGGCGCTGGCTCTGCTCAAGACGGTGATCATCGTGCTGAGCTGCTTCATCGCCTGCTGGTCGCCGCTCTTTGTGCTGCTGCTCCTCGACGTGGCCTGTGAAGTGAGGGGCTGCCAGGTGCTCTACCGGGCCGAGTGGTTCCTGGCGCTGGCCGTGCTCAACTCGGCCATGAATCCCATTATCTACACGCTGACCAACCGGGAGATGAGGCACGCCTTCGTCCGGCTGCTCTGCTGCGTCTCCTGCCGTCACAGGCTGGCAAGGGCGGCGACGGGTGCCCTGCCCGAGTTCAGCCGCAGCAAGTCTGACAACTCATCGCACCAGCACAAGGATGAGTGTGGCACCCCCGAGACCCTGATGTCTTCGGGCAACATCAACTCCTCGGCGTGA